The DNA region CGCAGGCAAAAATACAAGTTACAGGTTTCCAGAATGCCGATGTCAAAGACAATTACTTCGATGTAGTAATAGGTAATGTGCCGTTTGCAAATTACAGCGTGACAGACCGTAAGTATAACAAGTCAAATCACCTGATACATGACTATTTTATCCTTAAATCACTTGATCTGACACGCGCAGGCGGTGTAGTTGCAGTAATTACTTCATCGGGTACGATGGATAAGGTATCCGCTAAGGTACGAACAGAGATCAGCAACAAAGCAAAGCTGATTGGTGCTATAAGGCTGCCTGACACAGCATTTGAAAAAAATGCCGGAACAAATGCAGTCGCAGATATCCTTTTCCTGCAAAAGCGTTCAGAACCAAATGCAGACTATGAAGACTGGCTTGAAGTTGACCGCGAAACATATTACGGTCTGCCTATAAATCAGTATTTCATAGATCACCCCGAAATGGTATGCGGAACAGTTCTTGAAACAAGCGGCAGATATGGTAATACACTTACTGTCCGAGAAAATGAAGGTGAAACACTTGAACAGGCATTAGATAAGGCTATTCAGAATCTGCAAGCAACGATCTCCGTTCAGACCATAAACAGACCTCAGCCGACAATAACTGAGGACAACAAAGATGCTGAATGGCTTTCAATACGCGAACAGTATGAAGCGGATCCCGATATGCGTAATCATACATTCCGTATGTATAAGTCCAGACCGTTCTTTAAAGAGGGCTCTGTACTGGCAGAAGTTGATATAAGAGATTTCAGTGAGCAAGAAAAAGATATGCTGACATCACTGATAAAACTAATTGACCAGTACAAAGAAACTCTTTATACGCAGAAAAACAGGAGCGATGAAGAATTTATTGAAGCGCAAAAAGGATTGAATAATCTGTATGACAGCTATACAGCTAAATACGGTCCTGTTCGTGATGTTTTCACAACACGTAAAAAAGCTAAGATCAGAAAAGTTATCGAAAACTCCGACGATGTCTATAATCTTCATGCACTGGAAACAGAGGATAAAGACGATAGCACAAAACTTGTAAAGGCTGCTATATTCAATAGACGTACAGTTTCAAGAGCAATTGAGATAACTCACTGTGATACAACAGTTGATGCATACTCGGTATGCCTTAACACAAAAGCCCGTATCGACCTTGAATACATTTCTTCACTCGTAGACAAGCCTATCGAAGATTGTATAAAAGATCTGAACGGAACATACATCTTCAGGGATCCCGAAAAGGTGATGGAAAGCGATATTACAAGCGGTTGGGAAACTGCCGATGAATATCTCAGCGGTAATGTAGCCCGCAAACTGCGCATAGCAGAGGGATACAGTGCTGTATCACCCGATTATGCAATAAATGTCGAAATGCTGAAAAAGGTACAGCCCGAAAGGATACCTGTTGGCAGGATATCTGCACAGCTGGGCAGTTCATGGATACCCGAAAAATACATTGAACAGTTCATACGCGAAAAACTTGACGTAGATACAACCGTGGAACATGACCTTGCATCGTCAACATGGCACGTCAATAATACTAACATGGGTGACTGGCGAGAATTGTGTTGCAGTGTCTATGGTACCAAAGATATGAATGCATTGAAACTGGTCGATGCATCATTGAACCTGAGAAATGCAAAGGTGGGACACGTCGAAGACGGTGCCGATGGCAAGAAACACTATGTAGTAGATCAGGAAAAAACACAAGAAGCTATGAACAAGCAGGATACGGTTAAGGAAATGTTTGAAAACTGGATATTCGCTGATCCGTACCGAGCACAAGAGCTTGAAGATATCTTCAACGCGCGTTTTAATGTATACAGACTGCGAACATTTGACGGTTCTCATCTGACCTTCGACGGTATGAATTCAGACATAACATTAAAAGATTATCAGAAAGATGCAGTTGCAAGAATGCTTTACGGCGGCAGTTCGATACTTTCACACGTAGTCGGTGCCGGCAAGACATTTGAAATGACTGCTGCGGCTATGGAACTTCGCAGGACAGGACTTGCAACAAAGCCATTATTCGTAGTGCCGAACCACCTTGTAAATCAGTGGGCTGCGGATTTCGTGAAATTATACCCTGAAGCTAACGTACTGGCTATCAACGGAGGTGATAAAGCAAAAAGGCAGAAAATGACAAGCCGTATTGCAACAGGTGACTGGGATGCGGTAATAATGCCGTACTCAGTATTTGCAAAGGTACAGCTTTCACCAAATAGAAGAGCGCTGTACTATCAGCAAGAAATAGATCAGTGCATTGCCATAGAAGAAGAACAACGCGGCAGCATAAGTGCTAAAGCGGCAGTTACACGACGTAAACAGCTTGAAAACCGACTTGATGCTCTTGATTACATTATGGATAGAGATAAAAACATATACTTTGAAGAAACAGGCATAGATTATATCTTTGTAGATGAAGCCCACAACTTCAAAAACCTCTATACTAATACAAAGTTAAACAACATCAAGGGTATCACTTCAACAGGCTCAAAAATGGCTGAAAATCTCCTGTTGGTAACAAACTATCTGCGAGAAGTCAACGGAGAGAACAGAGGTACAGTTCTTGCATCGGGTACGATAATCTCCAACTCGATGACAGAACTATATACAGCAATGAGATATGTTGCTCCCTCATACCTGAAAGAAAAAGGATACTCATCGTTTGATTCGTGGATCGCAGACTACGGCAGACTTACAACAGATCTTGAACTTGATCCAACCGGAACATCATTCCGTTCGATAACAAAGTTTAAGGAATACAAGAATGTGACTCTCCTACAAACGGACTTCCACACTTGTGCAGATGTAAAAATGAAAGAGGATCTCGATCTGAAAACACCAAAAGTCAAAACTCTTGTAGTCGTTACTGAACCTACGGATATACAGAAAGCATTTATAAAAGAGTGTGGAGAACGTGCTGACAGAGTACACAATAAGGAAGTCGGCAGAGATGTTGACAATATGCTGTTGATCTCAACCGATGGCAGTAAATGCGCCCTCGATCAGAGATTGATTGACCCATCTTATCCCGACGATCCGAACAGCAAAATCAACATCTGTGTGGAAAATGTGTTCAAGGTATATACAGACACAAACGAAAACAGGCTGACACAGGTGATTTTCCTCGATACGTCTACACCCAAAGGCGATGGTATTTTCAGCTTGTACGACGATATCAAGACAAAGCTGATAGCAAAAGGTATCCCGGAGGAAGAAATAGCATACGTCCATGATGCTAAGAACGCTGAGGAAAAAGAAAAGCTGTTTGAAAAGGTCAGAAACAGAGATATAAGAGTAATACTCGGAAGTACTGAAAAGATGGGTGCGGGAACTAATATACAGGATTATCTGTACGCTATCCACCATTTGGATATTCCATGGAGACCGAGTGACTACGACCAGAGAAACGGAAGAGGTGAAAGACAAGGTAACAAATGCGCTGATATAGGCGATGGACAGATCCTTGAATTCAAGTACAGCTGCAAGGGTACATTCGATGCTTACAGATGGCAGACTATCGAGGGCAAGTCAATAATGATAAAACAGGTGCTTACAAGCAAGCTGCATTCGGATGAAATAGAAGCTTTTGATGATACAAGTCTAAAATACGCCGAAATAAAGGCTCTGTCACTTGGAGATCCGAGAATAAAAGAGTTTGCAACGCTGAAAAACGATATTCAGAAACTCAAACAGAAGAAATCACAGTTTGATACTGAGTTGCATGATGCTCAGAGGAAGGCGGAGATAACTTATCCGCAGGAGATAAAAGCACTCAACAACAGACTGCTTGGGCTGTATGACGATAAAAAGCAGGCTGCTGCTACTGCTGAAAATGAGTCATTTAATTGTTCGATACGCGGTAATATGTTTATCGACAAAAAAGAAGCGGGTAAAACTTTGATAGGTCTTAGAAAGATCGCCACACAAGAAGTTATCGCTGTAGGTGAGTACAGAGGATTTAAAATGCTGCTTGTCGAAACAGGCATAACAAGTGATTATTCTACACCTATAATTAGCCTTGAACTTCGCAGAAGAACCACATTCAGGACATCTATGGGAACAAGTCATGAGGGTGTTTTTGACAACATCGACAACATACTTGATAACATGATAGATAAAAGCATCGCGGAAAATGAGGATAAACTCAAAGAAACCGAGAAGAATCTGAATGTAGCCAAAACACGCTGCGGCGATGTGTTCCCGCATGAAGATGAACTGCGTGAAAAACAGCACAGATACAAGGAGCTGTCACTGGAGCTTGCAGTTGGTGATGACAGTGACAACAGAATGGCAGCTATTTCAGCTGATGAAACCGAAAGCAACACTACATCGAGGGGCAGACGATAACGTTTGTCCCTCTTTTTAGGGGGTGATGACATGAAAAACATTATTATACAGTTTAGATATCCTGATAGACCTCGCAAAGAATTTGTCTTTCCGATAAGCGAATTACTCTCATATATTCGATTGGACGGACCTATGCTGAAACGCTTTGCTGACGATAAATCTATTACTGAAAATGCGTATGATGAGTTTTGCAAGGATCCTGTCAATAACTTTAATAAGTATTCTGACAATGATTTATGTCAGGTAAGGATAATCAACCATACATCTAAAGATATAGTTACGGACCGTACTATTGATCGGCTGGAACTTGCTCGATACTACATCAACAACAAGGATATATGTGAGCTCATAGAAATGCAGATCCGCAAAGACAGCGCGTTTCTTGGAAGAAATGATATCTATATATCCGATGTATCTGACATAAATCGGATAAAAAGAATAAAGGTCGATATCCTCAGAGGTATCAATTCTATGTAGGAGGTGATCTGATTGCCTAAACGTATTTCGTATATAGGTTCAGGGAAAGAGTATGTTCACTATACAAATGATGAGCTTGAAAATCTGCGTTCGATAGATATGATAGATTTTCTCGGACGAAAAGAAGGTTTTTCCTTTAAACAGACTTCTTCGTATTTTAAATGCATAGAGCATGACAGCTTAGTTATTTACCCTAACCGCCGTACATGGGCATGGAACAGTCACGATGTTAAGGGAAAAAACGTTCTCGACTGGCTCCAGCGTGTCGATGGGCTTTCGTTTCAGGAAGCTTGTATGATGCTCTCCCCTCTTGAAACCGAAACTGTAACAAGATTCAAAAAAACGACTTCATCAGCACCTACAACCAGTAAGGAACCGTCACAAAAACAGCTATATATACCCGAAAAAACGAATGGCAATTACAAAAACGTATATATGTACCTTACTCTTACAAGATGTATAGATGCTGATATAGTCAGTACTCTATTCCATGATAAGCTGATCTATCAGGATACTCATAATAATGCCTGTTTCGTTGGCTACGATGAGAATAATAACATTCGCTGCGTAACACAGCGCGGAACGAATACTTATGCAGATAAAGCATACAAAGGTAACACAACCGGAAGTATGATAGAATACAGCTTTAATGTG from Ruminococcus albus AD2013 includes:
- a CDS encoding DUF3991 and TOPRIM domain-containing protein, with the translated sequence MPKRISYIGSGKEYVHYTNDELENLRSIDMIDFLGRKEGFSFKQTSSYFKCIEHDSLVIYPNRRTWAWNSHDVKGKNVLDWLQRVDGLSFQEACMMLSPLETETVTRFKKTTSSAPTTSKEPSQKQLYIPEKTNGNYKNVYMYLTLTRCIDADIVSTLFHDKLIYQDTHNNACFVGYDENNNIRCVTQRGTNTYADKAYKGNTTGSMIEYSFNVPCNKSDPKAEINRVYLFEAPIDLLSHATIAKIVGEQKGDREDCWKRQNRLALLGVSDVALQAYLSRNPSINEIVCCLDSDSAGREGAKNILQKYGDKYKVSIHTPKNSKDYNEVLCKYIQQQKTVTQSDNIDNDVTYNRTSARR